In Nicotiana tabacum cultivar K326 chromosome 2, ASM71507v2, whole genome shotgun sequence, the following proteins share a genomic window:
- the LOC107775356 gene encoding receptor-like kinase TMK3 → MVLCASCMELVVTLFLALASLVFSVTDPNDFAIINEFRKGLENPELLKWPNKGGDPCDSPVWPHIVCTGTRIQQIQVMGLGLKGPLPHNLNQLSKLTNLGLQKNQFSGKLPSFSGLSELKFAYLDFNQFDTIPSDFFNGLVNLQVLALDSNPLNATTGWSLPSGLQDSAQLLNLTMMNCSLAGPLPEFLGTMSSLEVLLLSTNRLSGPIPSTFKDAVLKKLWLNDQSGNGMSGPIDVVTTMVSLTSLWLHGNRFSGKIPEGIGNLTILKEFNVNSNDLVGLIPESLANMPLDSLDLNNNHFMGPVPKFKATNVSFQSNPFCQTKQGAACALEVMALLEFLDGVNYPSRLVESWSGNNPCDASWWGLSCGNNQKVSVINLPRSNLSGTLSPSIANLESVTHIYLGSNNLSGFIPSTWTSLKSLSVLDLSNNNISPPLPKFTTPLKLVLNGNPQLTSGTPGANPSPNNSTTPATSPSSSVPSSRPSGSSSVIVKPGEQSPEKKGSKFKLAIVVGPIAGFVVLVCLAIPLCIYVRKKSKDKHLASTALVVHPRDPSDSDSVIKIAIANHTNGSLSTLNESSSASIHSGESHMIEAGNLLISVQVLRNVTKNFSPENELGRGGFGVVYKGELDDGTQIAVKRMEAGIISNKALDEFRSEIAVLSKVRHRHLVSLLGYSVEGNERILVYEYMPQRALSRHLFHWKNFKLEPLSWKKRLYIALDVARGMEYLHTLAHQSFIHRDLKSSNILLGDDFRAKVSDFGLVKIAPDGERSVVTRLAGTFGYLAPEYAVTGKITTKADVFSFGVVLMELLTGMMALDEDRPEESQYLVAWFWNIKSTKEKLMAAIDPALDVKEEIIGSISTLAELAGHCTAREPGQRPDMGYAVNVLSPLVEKWKPLEDDPEEYCGIDYSLPLNQMVKGWQESEGKDLSYVDLEDSKGSIPARPTGFAESFTSADGR, encoded by the exons atggtgctttgtgcaTCATGTATGGAGCTTGTTGTGACACTGTTTCTTGCTCTTGCTTCACTTGTTTTCAGTGTTACAGACCCCAATGACTTTGCCATTATCAATGAATTCAGAAAAGGACTGGAAAATCCCGAGCTTTTGAAATGGCCTAATAAGGGTGGAGACCCCTGTGATTCTCCCGTTTGGCCACATATTGTGTGTACTGGCACCAGAATTCAGCAGATTCAAGTCATGGGTTTGGGATTAAAAGGCCCTTTACCACACAACTTGAATCAGTTGTCAAAGCTCACAAATTTGGGCTTGCAAAAGAACCAATTTAGCGGGAAGTTGCCATCTTTCAGTGGCTTGTCTGAATTGAAGTTTGCTTACTTGGATTTCAACCAATTTGACACAATCCCATCAGATTTTTTCAATGGACTTGTGAATCTACAAGTTTTGGCTTTGGATAGTAACCCTCTGAATGCTACTACTGGTTGGTCATTACCAAGTGGATTGCAAGATTCAGCTCAGTTGCTCAATTTGACAATGATGAACTGTAGTTTGGCTGGTCCTTTGCCTGAATTTCTTGGAACTATGTCTTCTTTAGAGGTTTTGTTGCTGTCCACAAATAGGCTTTCAGGGCCTATTCCAAGCACTTTCAAAGATGCAGTGCTCAAGAAGCTTTGGTTGAATGATCAATCTGGTAATGGGATGAGTGGTCCAATCGATGTTGTTACAACAATGGTGTCACTCACAAGTCTTTGGCTTCATGGGAACAGATTTTCAGGTAAAATCCCAGAGGGGATTGGTAATTTAACAATTCTAAAGGAATTCAATGTGAATAGCAATGATCTTGTTGGTTTAATCCCTGAAAGTTTAGCTAATATGCCATTAGACAGTCTTGATTTGAATAATAATCATTTTATGGGTCCAGTTCCTAAGTTCAAGGCTACTAATGTTAGTTTCCAATCCAACCCTTTTTGTCAAACCAAACAAGGGGCAGCTTGTGCCTTAGAAGTTATGGCACTTTTGGAGTTTCTTGATGGGGTGAATTATCCTTCTAGGCTTGTTGAATCATGGTCTGGTAATAATCCTTGTGATGCAAGTTGGTGGGGATTAAGCTGTGGCAATAACCAAAAGGTTAGTGTCATAAACTTGCCTAGGTCTAATCTTTCTGGGACCTTGAGTCCTTCAATTGCAAACCTTGAATCTGTTACTCACATTTATCTTGGATCTAATAATCTTTCTGGTTTTATTCCATCTACTTGGACTAGCTTGAAATCTTTGTCTGTCCTTGATTTGAGTAATAACAATATTTCCCCGCCTCTGCCAAAATTTACCACCCCTTTGAAACTTGTTTTAAATGGGAATCCACAACTGACCTCTGGTACTCCTGGAGCAAACCCTTCGCCAAACAACAGCACAACCCCTGCGACTTCACCCTCTTCGTCTGTACCATCTTCACGACCCAGCGGTTCGAGCTCTGTGATTGTTAAACCCGGTGAGCAGTCACCAGAAAAGAAAGGTTCCAAGTTTAAGTTAGCCATAGTTGTGGGTCCTATTGCAGGTTTTGTAGTTTTGGTTTGTCTTGCTATTCCGTTGTGCATTTACGTCCGTAAGAAGAGTAAAGATAAGCATCTAGCGTCGACTGCTCTTGTGGTTCATCCTAGAGATCCGTCTGATTCTGATAGTGTGATCAAGATTGCAATTGCCAATCACACTAATGGAAGTCTTTCCACGTTGAATGAAAGTAGTTCTGCTAGCATACATAGTGGTGAGTCCCATATGATTGAAGCTGGGAATTTGCTCATATCGGTTCAGGTACTTAGGAATGTGACTAAGAATTTTTCTCCAGAAAATGAACTTGGGCGTGGTGGATTTGGCGTGGTTTATAAGGGAGAATTAGATGATGGGACACAAATAGCTGTCAAAAGAATGGAGGCTGGGATAATTAGCAACAAAGCTTTGGATGAATTTCGATCTGAAATTGCTGTTCTTTCAAAAGTCCGACATCGGCATTTAGTATCTCTATTAGGATACTCTGTTGAAGGTAATGAAAGAATTCTGGTATATGAGTACATGCCACAACGTGCTCTTAGTAGGCATCTTTTCCACTGGAAAAACTTCAAATTGGAGCCTCTCTCTTGGAAGAAGAGGCTTTATATTGCCTTAGATGTTGCTAGAGGGATGGAGTATCTACACACGTTGGCTCATCAGAGCTTCATACACAGAGATCTCAAATCCTCAAATATATTGCTGGGTGATGATTTCCGAGCAAAAGTGTCTGACTTTGGACTCGTGAAAATTGCTCCTGATGGAGAGAGATCTGTGGTCACCAGGCTGGCCGGAACGTTTGGATATCTGGCACCTGAATATGCAG TAACGGGTAAAATCACCACGAAAGCAGATGTCTTTAGCTTCGGTGTTGTGCTAATGGAGTTGCTAACTGGTATGATGGCACTTGATGAGGATAGACCCGAGGAAAGCCAGTACTTGGTTGCATGGTTCTGGAATATCAAATCCACTAAAGAGAAGCTTATGGCAGCCATTGATCCAGCTCTGGATGTTAAAGAGGAGATAATTGGGAGCATCTCAACCTTAGCTGAACTTGCCGGTCACTGCACTGCAAGAGAACCAGGCCAAAGGCCCGATATGGGATACGCTGTGAATGTACTAAGCCCACTTGTTGAGAAATGGAAGCCTCTTGAGGATGATCCGGAGGAATATTGTGGTATCGATTACAGTCTTCCCCTCAATCAAATGGTGAAGGGATGGCAAGAATCGGAAGGAAAagacttgagttatgtggacCTCGAGGACAGTAAGGGTAGTATCCCTGCAAGACCAACCGGATTTGCGGAGTCCTTTACATCAGCTGATGGTAGATAA